In the Staphylococcus condimenti genome, one interval contains:
- a CDS encoding DUF2197 domain-containing protein gives MKKVQCIICDTEVLIDENTLEAKQLKNNPIRTFMCGECKSRLDVPKQRHNLYKDNNEFHIEE, from the coding sequence TTGAAAAAAGTACAGTGTATCATTTGTGATACCGAAGTACTCATTGATGAAAACACTTTAGAAGCAAAACAGCTAAAAAACAATCCTATTCGCACTTTTATGTGCGGGGAATGTAAAAGCCGTTTAGATGTGCCGAAACAACGTCACAATTTATATAAAGACAACAATGAATTTCACATCGAAGAATAA
- the typA gene encoding translational GTPase TypA → MTNLRNDVRNIAIIAHVDHGKTTLVDELLKQSGIFRENEHVDERAMDSNDLERERGITILAKNTAVDYKGTRINILDTPGHADFGGEVERIMKMVDGVVLVVDAYEGTMPQTRFVLKKALEQNLKPVVVVNKIDKPSARPEAVVDEVLDLFIELEANDEQLEFPVVYASAVNGTASLDPETQDENMQSLYETILEEIPAPKDNREEPLQFQVALLDYNDYLGRIGIGRVFRGTIKVGDQVSLLKLDGSVKNFRVTKLFGFFGLKREEIQEAHAGDLIAVSGMEDINVGETVTPLDNQEALPVLRIDEPTLEMTFRVNNSPFAGREGQYVTARQIQDRLDQQLETDVSLKVTPTDSPDAWTVAGRGELHLSILIENMRREGYELQVSKPQVILKEIDGKLCEPFERVQCEVPQENAGAVIESLGQRKGEMLDMVTTDNGLTRLIFMVPARGLIGYTTEFMSMTSGYGIINHTFEEFRPRIKGRIGGRRNGVLVSMDQGKASAYAIIGLEDRGTNFMEPGTEVYEGMIVGENNRDNDLTVNITKTKNQTNVRSATKDQTETMKRPRILTLEEALEFIDDDELLEVTPENIRLRKKILNKAQREKEAKRVKQMMQEDE, encoded by the coding sequence ATGACAAATTTAAGAAATGACGTTCGTAATATTGCTATCATCGCTCACGTTGACCATGGTAAAACAACTTTAGTTGATGAATTATTAAAACAATCTGGTATTTTCCGTGAGAATGAACACGTTGACGAACGTGCAATGGATTCAAATGATTTAGAAAGAGAACGCGGTATTACAATTTTAGCGAAAAATACTGCGGTTGATTATAAAGGCACTAGAATTAATATCTTAGATACACCAGGACATGCTGACTTCGGCGGCGAAGTTGAACGTATTATGAAAATGGTAGATGGTGTTGTATTAGTTGTTGATGCCTACGAAGGTACAATGCCTCAAACACGTTTCGTGTTGAAAAAAGCGTTAGAACAAAACTTAAAACCAGTTGTCGTTGTAAATAAAATCGACAAACCTTCAGCACGTCCTGAAGCGGTTGTAGATGAAGTGTTAGACTTATTTATCGAATTAGAAGCAAACGACGAACAATTAGAATTCCCTGTGGTTTATGCTTCAGCGGTAAACGGTACAGCAAGCTTAGACCCTGAAACTCAAGATGAGAATATGCAATCATTATATGAAACAATTCTTGAAGAAATCCCAGCACCAAAAGATAACAGAGAAGAACCATTACAATTCCAAGTTGCGTTATTAGATTACAATGACTATCTAGGACGTATCGGTATTGGCCGTGTGTTCAGAGGAACAATTAAAGTCGGCGACCAAGTATCGTTATTGAAACTCGACGGCAGTGTTAAAAACTTCCGTGTGACTAAATTATTCGGTTTCTTCGGATTGAAACGTGAAGAAATCCAAGAAGCGCATGCCGGTGATTTAATTGCAGTGTCTGGTATGGAAGACATCAACGTAGGTGAAACTGTTACACCGCTTGATAACCAAGAAGCATTGCCAGTATTACGTATTGATGAGCCGACATTAGAAATGACTTTCCGTGTTAATAACTCACCATTTGCGGGTCGTGAAGGTCAATACGTAACTGCACGTCAAATTCAAGACCGTTTAGATCAACAACTTGAAACAGACGTATCATTGAAAGTAACACCAACAGATTCACCAGATGCTTGGACAGTAGCTGGTCGTGGTGAATTACACTTATCTATCTTAATCGAGAATATGCGTCGTGAAGGATATGAATTACAAGTATCTAAACCGCAAGTAATCTTAAAAGAAATTGATGGTAAATTATGCGAACCATTCGAACGTGTACAATGTGAAGTGCCTCAAGAAAATGCAGGTGCAGTTATTGAATCATTAGGTCAACGTAAAGGTGAAATGTTAGACATGGTTACAACTGATAACGGTTTAACACGTTTAATCTTTATGGTGCCAGCACGTGGATTAATTGGTTACACAACTGAATTTATGTCAATGACAAGCGGTTATGGTATTATCAACCATACTTTCGAAGAATTCCGTCCACGTATTAAAGGACGCATCGGCGGCCGTCGTAACGGTGTATTAGTATCAATGGACCAAGGTAAAGCAAGTGCATACGCTATTATCGGTTTAGAAGATCGCGGTACAAACTTCATGGAACCTGGTACTGAAGTATACGAAGGTATGATTGTTGGGGAAAACAACCGTGATAATGACTTAACAGTTAATATTACAAAAACTAAAAACCAAACCAACGTACGTTCAGCAACAAAAGACCAAACTGAAACAATGAAACGTCCACGTATTTTAACACTTGAAGAAGCGTTAGAATTTATTGATGATGATGAATTGTTAGAAGTAACACCTGAAAATATTCGTTTGAGAAAGAAAATCTTAAATAAAGCACAACGTGAAAAAGAAGCGAAACGTGTGAAACAAATGATGCAAGAAGACGAATAA
- a CDS encoding DUF5325 family protein, whose translation MQKKKSHAIFWVYTVLAVLFLLLFSFSIAAKSLPFSIITFVIMIGIFGAGFATKKKYRENGWL comes from the coding sequence ATGCAGAAAAAAAAATCACATGCGATTTTTTGGGTATACACTGTTCTAGCAGTTCTGTTCCTTTTACTGTTCAGTTTCAGTATTGCCGCTAAGAGTTTACCATTCTCAATCATTACATTTGTAATCATGATTGGTATCTTTGGCGCAGGATTTGCTACGAAAAAGAAATACCGAGAAAATGGCTGGTTATAA
- a CDS encoding inositol monophosphatase family protein, giving the protein MAVYDYAKGLVIEAGNNIRKMMQEEIDIETKSNPNDLVTNVDKATEDFIYNNIIDNYPDAQVIGEEGHGKPMSELKPEGIVWVIDPIDGTLNFVHQQENFAISIGIYNDGKPYAGFVYDVMNDKLYHAKAGEGAFVNEHPLKPIADSELKKSLIGINPNWLTKPQIGVIFKKVVDDARTARAYGSAALEIVNVARGKLAAYMTPRLQPWDFAGGLIILNEVGGVGSDLLGKPLDLTQPHSVLVGNKAVHEEILNKHMLSERETLEALHARYKQ; this is encoded by the coding sequence GTGGCAGTATATGATTATGCAAAAGGACTCGTGATTGAAGCGGGTAACAATATTCGAAAAATGATGCAAGAAGAAATTGATATTGAAACAAAATCTAATCCTAATGACTTAGTAACAAATGTCGACAAAGCGACAGAAGATTTTATCTATAATAATATCATCGACAATTATCCAGATGCACAGGTGATAGGGGAAGAAGGACATGGCAAGCCTATGTCTGAATTAAAACCTGAAGGCATCGTATGGGTGATTGATCCGATTGACGGCACATTGAATTTTGTGCATCAGCAAGAAAATTTTGCAATCTCTATTGGTATATATAATGACGGTAAACCTTATGCTGGTTTTGTATATGATGTTATGAACGACAAATTATATCATGCCAAAGCAGGTGAGGGTGCATTTGTAAATGAACACCCATTGAAACCGATTGCAGACAGTGAATTAAAGAAAAGTTTAATTGGAATTAATCCAAACTGGTTAACAAAGCCGCAAATAGGTGTTATATTCAAAAAGGTAGTAGATGATGCGAGAACCGCACGGGCATACGGTTCAGCAGCTTTAGAAATCGTTAATGTTGCGCGAGGCAAACTCGCTGCATATATGACGCCAAGATTACAGCCTTGGGATTTTGCAGGCGGTTTGATTATTTTAAATGAAGTAGGCGGGGTAGGTTCAGATTTATTAGGAAAACCTTTAGATCTGACACAACCGCATTCTGTACTTGTCGGTAATAAAGCAGTGCATGAAGAAATTTTGAATAAGCACATGCTTTCAGAAAGAGAGACACTTGAAGCGCTGCACGCAAGATACAAACAATAA
- a CDS encoding YktB family protein: MSKYTFTQKNFKVFEVPGLEGRMSAIESEIQPKLAALGEYFTDFLNTHTPDEFYAHIAKHARRTVNPPKDTWVAFSTNKRGYKMLPHFQIGLYEDQVFVMFGVMHEAKNKNHYIEVFEKHFDEIENLPDDYRICTDHVKMEKPLIKDLTTDELKEALHRAHQLKKGEFFIARTLSPKAPELKTDKAFKSYLEDTFDHLLKFYS; the protein is encoded by the coding sequence ATGTCTAAATACACATTTACTCAAAAAAACTTTAAAGTCTTTGAAGTGCCAGGGTTAGAAGGACGCATGTCAGCAATAGAATCAGAAATTCAACCTAAACTGGCGGCACTTGGTGAATATTTCACAGATTTCTTAAATACCCACACACCTGACGAATTCTATGCACATATTGCCAAACATGCGCGACGTACGGTTAATCCACCTAAAGATACTTGGGTCGCCTTTTCTACTAATAAACGCGGTTATAAAATGCTACCTCATTTTCAAATCGGCTTATATGAGGACCAAGTCTTTGTAATGTTCGGTGTGATGCATGAAGCGAAAAACAAAAACCATTATATTGAAGTTTTTGAAAAGCACTTTGATGAGATTGAAAACCTGCCGGATGATTATCGTATTTGTACAGATCACGTTAAAATGGAAAAACCACTTATCAAAGATCTTACGACCGATGAATTAAAAGAAGCATTGCACCGTGCACATCAGTTGAAAAAAGGCGAATTTTTCATTGCACGTACATTATCCCCTAAAGCGCCTGAACTTAAAACTGATAAAGCTTTTAAAAGTTATCTAGAAGATACTTTTGATCATTTACTTAAGTTTTATTCATAA
- a CDS encoding Nramp family divalent metal transporter — translation MSKRQVKYDTDSLDEVNNSVSFNSNSSIKQKFLSFLGPGLLVAVGYMDPGNWITSMQGGAKYGYILLFIILISSLSAMLLQSMTVRLGIASGYDLAQVTKHYLNKPLGYVFWIIAELAIIATDIAEVIGSAIALDLLFGIPLLVGAIITVLDVFILLFIMKFGFRKIEAIVGALIFTVLAIFIFEVYIASPDVNRILNGFIPSSKIITEHGALYIALGIVGATIMPHNLYLHSSIVQSRTYDRKDEGSKAQAIKYATIDSNIQLSIAFIINCLLLVLGAALFFGGNSESLGGFYDLYHALKTQPLLGASLGGLMSTLFAVALLASGQNSTITGTLAGQIVMEGFINLKIPNWLNRLITRAIAIIPVIVCLIIFHGNEAMMEQLLVFSQVFLSIALPFSLIPLQLATNNSDLMGRFKNKLWINIVSWTLIVILSVLNIHLIIQTFQEL, via the coding sequence TTGAGCAAAAGACAGGTCAAATATGATACTGACAGCTTAGATGAAGTAAACAATTCTGTCAGCTTTAATTCCAACAGCAGTATTAAACAAAAGTTCTTGTCTTTCTTAGGACCAGGTTTACTTGTCGCTGTTGGCTATATGGACCCAGGGAACTGGATAACATCTATGCAAGGCGGCGCGAAATATGGATATATTTTATTATTTATAATCCTTATTTCAAGCTTATCTGCAATGCTCTTACAAAGTATGACGGTAAGATTAGGTATTGCTTCTGGTTATGATTTAGCACAAGTCACTAAGCATTACTTGAACAAACCATTAGGTTATGTATTCTGGATTATAGCTGAACTCGCAATTATCGCAACTGATATCGCTGAAGTCATCGGCAGCGCAATTGCACTTGACCTATTATTCGGAATCCCATTACTCGTCGGCGCAATTATTACTGTCTTAGATGTATTTATACTATTATTCATTATGAAATTCGGCTTTAGAAAAATCGAAGCCATTGTCGGTGCGCTTATTTTTACAGTATTGGCAATCTTTATTTTTGAAGTTTATATCGCTTCTCCAGATGTAAACCGTATTTTGAACGGATTTATACCAAGCAGTAAAATTATTACAGAGCACGGTGCGTTATATATTGCATTGGGTATTGTGGGTGCAACAATCATGCCGCATAACCTCTATTTACATTCATCAATTGTACAATCGCGAACTTATGACAGAAAAGATGAAGGCTCAAAAGCACAAGCAATCAAATACGCAACGATTGATTCAAATATTCAATTGAGTATTGCATTTATTATAAATTGTTTGTTGCTAGTATTAGGGGCTGCTTTGTTCTTTGGAGGCAATTCTGAAAGCTTAGGCGGATTCTACGACTTATACCATGCATTGAAGACACAACCTCTTTTAGGTGCTTCATTAGGTGGTCTGATGAGTACATTATTTGCTGTCGCTTTATTAGCTTCAGGACAAAACTCTACAATCACAGGGACTTTAGCAGGCCAAATTGTAATGGAAGGATTTATCAACTTAAAAATTCCTAACTGGTTGAATCGTTTAATTACACGTGCAATCGCAATAATACCTGTTATCGTATGTTTAATTATTTTCCATGGTAATGAAGCCATGATGGAACAATTACTTGTATTTTCTCAAGTGTTTTTAAGTATTGCGTTGCCGTTTTCATTAATACCATTACAACTTGCAACCAACAACTCAGACTTAATGGGACGCTTTAAAAATAAATTATGGATTAATATCGTATCTTGGACATTAATCGTCATACTTAGCGTTTTGAATATCCACTTAATTATTCAAACTTTCCAAGAGCTTTAA
- a CDS encoding DUF4064 domain-containing protein yields the protein MNRKLERVLGWIGVGLTLLYTLLFLIGLTLGKGTLSKILLKQGDSSMSGTYLEQSMIFEAVALIVVAIIAAVGIVLSKKSRILGGVLLVIAAIAGIFLSNFIATILFFIAGIMLFVRRSKKKHFENQEYDREHGYFDATTSKYDDLDEAHKKGKVDPNLEDPEHFSEAEHAEHNRKERERRESGILGGKKHDESHQKNDNQGPEEKRIYSETRGYDKNGTEFSEEREETFYEDKKEDVSNNDLTSQRRRNDDEKPSRHDLNDDKKD from the coding sequence ATGAATAGAAAACTAGAGAGAGTGTTGGGTTGGATTGGTGTAGGACTAACTTTACTTTATACATTGTTATTCCTTATAGGTTTAACGTTAGGTAAAGGTACTTTATCTAAAATATTATTAAAACAAGGCGATTCAAGTATGTCTGGTACTTACTTAGAACAATCAATGATTTTTGAAGCAGTCGCATTGATTGTTGTAGCAATTATTGCTGCAGTAGGTATTGTATTAAGTAAGAAGAGCCGTATTCTCGGCGGTGTTTTACTTGTTATCGCAGCAATTGCCGGCATATTCTTATCAAACTTTATTGCAACAATTTTATTCTTCATTGCAGGTATTATGTTATTTGTAAGAAGAAGCAAGAAAAAACATTTTGAAAACCAAGAATATGATAGAGAACATGGTTATTTTGATGCTACGACAAGTAAGTATGATGATTTAGATGAAGCTCATAAAAAAGGTAAAGTAGATCCTAACTTAGAAGACCCTGAACATTTTTCTGAAGCAGAACATGCAGAACACAATCGCAAAGAAAGAGAAAGACGGGAAAGTGGTATTTTAGGCGGCAAAAAGCATGATGAAAGTCATCAAAAAAATGATAATCAAGGTCCAGAAGAAAAACGTATCTATTCTGAGACGCGTGGTTATGATAAGAATGGAACTGAATTCTCTGAAGAAAGAGAAGAAACATTCTATGAAGATAAAAAAGAAGATGTCAGCAACAATGATTTAACAAGCCAACGTAGACGTAATGATGACGAAAAGCCAAGCCGTCATGATTTAAATGATGATAAGAAAGATTAA